In Picosynechococcus sp. PCC 7002, the following are encoded in one genomic region:
- the purH gene encoding bifunctional phosphoribosylaminoimidazolecarboxamide formyltransferase/IMP cyclohydrolase has translation MARRLALLSVSDKTGIVEFARQLVEEFEFDIISSGGTAKALKDAGVPVTKVSDYTGSPEILGGRVKTLHPKIHGGILARQDFPEHLQDLDDNNIRPLSLVAVNLYPFEQTIAKAGVTVPEAVEQIDIGGPAMLRAAAKNFGSLTVISNPRYYDEYLTELRNNSGTATIEFRQRMAGETFALTCAYDQAISSYFASTVNAEADLPQRLGLSGEAVQTLRYGENPHQKATWYKTGTQVSGWAAAEKLQGKELSYNNLVDLEAARRIIAEFPDGDPAVAILKHTNPCGVALGSTLQEAYEKAFAADSVSAFGGIVALNKPLDGPTAEAMGKVFLECVVAPDCTPEAREIIAKKKNLRVLTLSDLLTGPTQTLKAIAGGFLAQDADTQIEDPKDWQCVTEKQPSEADLAELFFAWKLCKHVKSNAILVSKDRATVGVGAGQMNRVGAAKIAFEQAGEKAQGAYLASDAFFPFDDSVRSAAAAGIKAIVQPGGSIRDEDSIKAANELGLIMMFTGSRHFLH, from the coding sequence ATGGCACGTCGTTTAGCACTATTGAGCGTCTCAGACAAAACTGGCATCGTCGAATTTGCCCGACAACTCGTAGAAGAATTTGAATTTGACATCATCAGTAGCGGCGGCACCGCCAAAGCCCTCAAGGATGCAGGCGTCCCCGTCACCAAAGTCAGCGATTACACCGGTTCCCCAGAAATCCTCGGTGGCCGTGTGAAAACTCTCCATCCCAAGATCCACGGGGGCATCCTCGCTCGTCAGGACTTCCCCGAACATTTACAAGACTTAGACGACAATAATATTCGGCCCCTCAGCCTCGTCGCGGTTAACCTTTATCCCTTCGAGCAGACCATTGCCAAAGCGGGTGTAACTGTTCCCGAAGCCGTTGAACAAATTGATATCGGTGGCCCCGCAATGCTCCGGGCAGCGGCGAAAAACTTTGGGAGCCTTACGGTCATTTCTAATCCCCGCTATTACGACGAATATTTAACGGAACTGCGCAATAACAGCGGCACTGCCACGATTGAATTTCGGCAACGCATGGCCGGGGAAACCTTTGCCCTCACCTGTGCCTATGACCAGGCCATTTCCAGTTATTTTGCTAGCACGGTGAATGCTGAAGCTGACTTACCCCAACGCTTAGGGCTCAGCGGGGAAGCCGTCCAAACCCTCCGTTACGGCGAAAACCCCCACCAAAAGGCCACTTGGTACAAGACCGGCACCCAAGTTAGTGGTTGGGCCGCCGCTGAAAAACTCCAGGGCAAGGAACTTAGTTACAACAACCTCGTGGATCTCGAAGCGGCACGACGGATCATTGCCGAATTTCCCGATGGGGATCCTGCTGTGGCCATTCTCAAGCACACCAATCCCTGTGGTGTCGCCCTGGGTTCAACGTTACAAGAAGCTTACGAAAAAGCCTTTGCCGCCGATTCTGTGTCTGCCTTTGGCGGTATTGTCGCCCTAAATAAACCCCTTGATGGCCCCACCGCTGAAGCCATGGGGAAAGTCTTTTTAGAATGTGTGGTTGCCCCCGACTGTACCCCCGAAGCCAGGGAAATCATTGCGAAGAAGAAAAATCTGCGGGTTTTAACCCTCTCCGATCTGCTCACTGGCCCGACCCAAACCCTAAAGGCGATCGCCGGGGGTTTTTTGGCCCAGGATGCCGATACCCAGATTGAAGACCCCAAGGATTGGCAGTGCGTCACGGAGAAGCAACCCAGTGAAGCGGATCTTGCGGAATTATTCTTCGCCTGGAAGCTCTGCAAGCACGTTAAATCCAACGCAATTCTCGTTTCCAAGGATCGGGCCACCGTCGGTGTGGGTGCTGGTCAGATGAACCGAGTCGGTGCCGCAAAAATTGCCTTTGAACAGGCGGGAGAAAAAGCCCAAGGAGCATATCTTGCGAGTGATGCCTTCTTCCCCTTCGATGACTCTGTGCGCAGTGCGGCCGCAGCAGGGATTAAGGCGATCGTTCAACCGGGTGGTTCCATTCGGGACGAAGATTCGATCAAGGCAGCCAATGAATTGGGCCTAATCATGATGTTCACGGGTTCCCGCCATTTCCTCCACTAG
- the pyrR gene encoding bifunctional pyr operon transcriptional regulator/uracil phosphoribosyltransferase PyrR, with product MTKSVIEILSAEEMRRTITRLASQIVEKAGDLTDLALLGIHTRGVPLAENIAKQIETLEGIAVPVGALDITFYRDDLDQIRVRTPSKTDIPFDLNGKNLVLIDDVIYKGRTIRAALNAVNDYGRPEVIRLAVLVDRGHRQLPIQPDFTGKKLPTAKEEKVKVYLQDLDGRDAVELIK from the coding sequence ATGACAAAGAGCGTCATCGAAATTTTATCCGCCGAGGAGATGCGTCGCACCATCACCCGTCTCGCCTCACAAATTGTCGAAAAAGCGGGGGATTTGACTGATTTAGCCTTGCTGGGAATCCATACCCGTGGTGTTCCCCTTGCTGAAAATATCGCCAAGCAAATTGAAACCCTCGAAGGCATTGCGGTGCCCGTCGGTGCCCTTGATATCACGTTTTATCGCGATGACCTCGACCAAATTCGGGTACGCACACCCTCAAAAACAGATATTCCCTTTGATCTGAATGGCAAGAATCTCGTCCTAATCGATGATGTGATTTATAAAGGTCGCACCATCCGCGCCGCCCTCAATGCGGTGAATGATTATGGTCGCCCGGAGGTAATCCGTCTAGCGGTTTTAGTTGACCGGGGTCACCGCCAACTGCCGATTCAGCCAGATTTTACCGGGAAAAAGCTCCCCACCGCCAAAGAGGAAAAGGTCAAAGTTTATCTCCAGGATTTGGATGGCCGTGATGCCGTAGAACTGATCAAATAG
- the leuS gene encoding leucine--tRNA ligase: METRYSAADIEAKWQQQWLELGLDKTPSQSDKPKFYALSMFPYPSGKLHMGHVRNYVITDVIARYKRMQGYRVLHPMGWDAFGLPAENAAIDRGIPPAKWTYQNIAQMREQLKQLGLSIDWDREVATCSPDYYKWTQWLFLQFYKAGLAYQKEAAVNWDPIDQTVLANEQVDAEGRSWRSGAIVEKKLLRQWFLKITDYAEELLQDLNTLDGWPERVKLMQENWIGKSTGAHLEFPVVGSDEKVAVFTTRLDTVFGVTYVVLAPEHPLVAQVTTPAQKAAVDAFIAEVSQESEQDRTADDKPKKGVATGGMVTNPFTGEEVPILIANYVLYEYGTGAVMGVPAHDSRDCKFAKENNLPIKMVIIPEGGDATAVLTEAYTEAGIMVNSGQFDGLVSTEGKKAIAKFAAENGFGREQIQYRLRDWLISRQRYWGCPIPMIYCDDCGVVPVPDSDLPVVLPEDVEFSARGGSPLAQMADWQAVDCPCCGKAARRETDTMDTFIDSSWYFLRYTDANNTEKPFALDPVNDWMAVDQYVGGIEHAILHLLYSRFFTKVVRDRQLVSVDEPFKRLLTQGMVQALTYKNPRTNKYVPADQVDPNDPKDPETGEPLTGFYEKMSKSKYNGVDPALVLDKYGADTARMFILFKAPPEKDLEWDDADVEGQFRFLNRIWNLVAGYEAAETSVKATGELSKAEKDLRRAVHTAIKEIQEDLEGDYQFNTAIAELMKLNNAIKDVKCVDSPVYKEAIETLILLLAPFAPHIADELWSNLGHSESIHTVPFPQLDETALTVDEITIVIQILGKTRGTIQVPAGISKADLEKTATASDIAQRYIAGKEIKKVIVVPNKLVNFVIPK; the protein is encoded by the coding sequence GTGGAAACGCGATACAGTGCCGCTGATATTGAAGCGAAATGGCAACAACAATGGCTAGAGCTTGGCTTAGACAAAACCCCTAGCCAAAGTGACAAGCCAAAATTTTACGCTCTGTCGATGTTTCCCTATCCCTCCGGCAAGCTCCACATGGGTCATGTGCGCAACTATGTGATCACCGATGTCATTGCCCGCTACAAAAGAATGCAAGGCTATCGAGTGCTCCATCCCATGGGTTGGGACGCTTTCGGGCTACCCGCAGAAAATGCCGCCATCGACCGGGGGATTCCGCCCGCAAAATGGACGTATCAAAATATTGCTCAAATGCGCGAGCAGCTTAAACAGTTGGGCCTTTCTATCGACTGGGATCGAGAAGTTGCCACTTGTTCCCCCGACTATTACAAATGGACGCAATGGCTCTTTTTGCAGTTTTACAAAGCCGGATTAGCCTACCAAAAAGAAGCGGCAGTAAATTGGGATCCCATTGATCAAACGGTTTTGGCGAATGAACAGGTAGACGCGGAAGGCCGTTCCTGGCGGTCGGGGGCGATCGTTGAGAAAAAATTGCTGCGCCAATGGTTCCTCAAGATCACCGACTACGCCGAAGAACTCCTCCAGGATCTCAATACCCTCGACGGTTGGCCGGAGCGGGTGAAATTAATGCAAGAAAATTGGATCGGTAAATCCACCGGGGCGCACCTAGAATTTCCTGTTGTCGGTAGCGATGAAAAAGTCGCAGTCTTTACGACTCGCCTGGATACGGTCTTTGGGGTCACCTACGTTGTCCTCGCGCCGGAACATCCCCTCGTGGCCCAGGTGACAACGCCCGCACAAAAAGCTGCCGTGGATGCGTTTATCGCTGAGGTGAGCCAGGAAAGCGAACAGGATCGCACCGCCGATGATAAACCGAAAAAAGGGGTGGCAACCGGAGGGATGGTAACGAATCCTTTCACTGGGGAAGAAGTGCCGATTCTGATCGCAAACTATGTGCTGTATGAATATGGCACAGGGGCAGTGATGGGGGTTCCGGCCCATGATAGCCGTGACTGTAAGTTTGCTAAGGAAAATAATTTACCGATCAAAATGGTGATTATCCCGGAAGGGGGCGACGCGACGGCGGTACTCACAGAGGCTTACACCGAGGCAGGCATTATGGTGAATAGCGGTCAGTTCGATGGCCTAGTTTCTACCGAAGGGAAAAAGGCGATCGCCAAATTTGCCGCTGAAAATGGTTTCGGTCGAGAACAAATTCAATATCGTCTGCGGGATTGGCTAATTTCTCGACAGCGGTACTGGGGCTGCCCGATCCCGATGATCTACTGCGATGATTGCGGTGTGGTGCCGGTGCCCGACAGTGATCTCCCCGTCGTATTGCCCGAAGATGTGGAATTTTCGGCGCGGGGTGGTTCGCCCTTGGCCCAGATGGCAGATTGGCAAGCGGTGGACTGTCCCTGTTGCGGGAAAGCGGCCCGCCGGGAAACGGATACGATGGATACCTTTATTGATTCGTCCTGGTATTTTCTGCGCTACACCGACGCCAACAATACCGAAAAACCCTTCGCCCTCGACCCAGTTAACGATTGGATGGCGGTGGATCAATACGTGGGCGGCATTGAACACGCGATTCTCCATCTGCTCTACTCCCGCTTTTTTACAAAGGTGGTGCGCGATCGCCAACTGGTGAGCGTAGATGAACCCTTCAAGCGTTTGTTAACCCAGGGGATGGTGCAGGCATTAACTTACAAAAATCCGCGCACGAATAAATATGTACCCGCTGATCAAGTTGACCCCAATGATCCCAAAGATCCAGAAACCGGCGAACCGCTCACAGGCTTCTACGAAAAAATGTCGAAGTCGAAATACAATGGCGTCGATCCAGCGTTGGTCTTAGACAAATACGGCGCAGATACGGCGCGGATGTTCATTCTCTTTAAAGCGCCCCCCGAAAAGGATCTAGAGTGGGACGATGCCGATGTGGAAGGGCAATTCCGCTTTTTGAACCGGATTTGGAATTTAGTCGCTGGCTACGAAGCGGCAGAAACTAGCGTTAAAGCGACAGGCGAACTCTCTAAGGCAGAAAAAGATCTACGTCGGGCTGTCCATACTGCGATTAAAGAAATCCAAGAAGACCTCGAAGGGGATTACCAATTTAATACGGCGATCGCCGAACTGATGAAGCTCAATAACGCGATCAAAGACGTGAAATGCGTGGATTCCCCTGTGTACAAAGAGGCGATCGAAACGCTGATTTTACTGCTGGCTCCCTTTGCGCCCCACATCGCCGATGAACTTTGGTCAAATCTCGGTCACAGTGAATCGATCCACACCGTTCCCTTCCCACAGTTGGATGAAACAGCCCTGACAGTGGACGAAATTACCATCGTGATCCAAATCCTCGGTAAAACCCGGGGGACAATCCAAGTACCAGCAGGGATTAGCAAAGCGGATCTAGAGAAAACTGCCACAGCTTCCGACATTGCCCAACGCTATATTGCGGGCAAAGAAATTAAAAAAGTGATCGTTGTCCCGAACAAATTGGTGAACTTTGTCATTCCTAAGTAA
- a CDS encoding YkvA family protein produces MSPSDRQFDEPSFWAKIKKQPRNIGKPILENALVLYFCLKDPETPIQIKGAIIAVLAYFIMPLDAVTDFLPVVGYGDDFSALIITLGTFFQHIKPEHRTAAKDQLDQWFA; encoded by the coding sequence ATGTCGCCAAGCGATCGCCAATTTGATGAACCTTCCTTTTGGGCAAAGATCAAGAAACAACCCCGTAACATCGGCAAGCCGATCCTGGAAAATGCCTTGGTTTTGTACTTTTGCTTGAAAGATCCAGAAACACCGATTCAGATCAAAGGGGCGATCATTGCGGTACTGGCTTATTTCATCATGCCCCTGGATGCGGTCACTGATTTTCTGCCAGTGGTGGGTTATGGAGATGATTTTAGTGCTCTCATTATTACCCTTGGAACATTTTTTCAACATATCAAACCAGAACATCGAACCGCCGCAAAAGACCAATTAGATCAGTGGTTTGCCTAG
- a CDS encoding DUF29 family protein — MQQYLQVLLVALLKSEYRLDPDLDNLKVIIDFTRKKIQAIKMLDSQELDPAEMEIQLKSAYQGAIKILKKENKAAVRQLPKECPWSIFVILGKA; from the coding sequence TTGCAGCAATATTTACAAGTTTTATTGGTCGCTTTATTAAAGTCAGAATATAGACTTGACCCAGATCTTGATAACCTGAAGGTCATTATTGATTTTACCCGCAAGAAAATCCAAGCAATCAAAATGCTAGATTCCCAGGAGCTAGACCCAGCAGAAATGGAGATACAATTAAAATCAGCTTACCAAGGTGCTATCAAAATTCTTAAAAAAGAAAATAAAGCTGCTGTACGCCAACTACCAAAAGAATGTCCTTGGTCGATATTTGTTATTTTAGGCAAGGCGTGA
- a CDS encoding DUF4087 domain-containing protein has product MVKHIYRLGIVAVLLGLSACEVTIGSNPKTPPTEDVTTQDPPGNTATRSGASDESVAETGTGGGIATSRPPQPQSQAQPQSPPQPIAQTSTSFETRCGWFSNPTPGNISLYDADREWIIGVQGGHQVATDWDWPNFAPDQWVVTNVGSYGYGCACMDVRTNPAAGTINDIRNVRAQAIAICQQDPALNRWANLFP; this is encoded by the coding sequence ATGGTGAAGCACATTTATCGGCTAGGGATTGTCGCTGTGTTGTTGGGTTTAAGCGCCTGTGAAGTAACCATTGGATCTAATCCGAAAACTCCCCCGACAGAAGACGTGACTACCCAAGATCCACCAGGCAATACGGCAACCCGTTCTGGGGCTAGTGATGAGAGCGTTGCTGAAACGGGCACAGGTGGCGGCATCGCAACATCAAGACCGCCGCAACCACAATCCCAGGCACAACCGCAATCGCCACCACAACCCATTGCCCAAACCTCCACCAGCTTTGAAACCCGCTGCGGTTGGTTCTCGAATCCGACCCCAGGCAATATTTCTCTCTATGATGCAGACCGTGAATGGATCATTGGCGTCCAAGGGGGACATCAGGTAGCAACAGATTGGGACTGGCCGAATTTTGCGCCGGATCAGTGGGTGGTGACCAATGTCGGCAGTTACGGCTATGGTTGTGCTTGTATGGATGTGCGGACAAATCCCGCAGCAGGCACGATCAACGATATCCGCAATGTGCGCGCCCAGGCGATCGCCATTTGTCAGCAGGACCCGGCCCTCAATCGCTGGGCAAATCTTTTCCCCTAA
- a CDS encoding tetratricopeptide repeat protein, translating into MVLPLIAPLIGGVLSGVGLAAGKTLFDKFTKKNSSSITPATPVAIEKDDRYQKLLQQYVIQQEKREAELKQLVFASTKMQGQMILQEEKWKELNYQQQQQLIDNAAQHNQRIAELKAQELEQVKELEQLKLSLMEQWHREKFSQQNRQILQQWDLSNWNSKLNREETEDLLQPKEFKHRLLTLVSRPKIVGNDLFCLDVLHEQIKSSLFDLNEHIPRSELEVYCDYFKSPIEDTDIPRVQKILNSIPTLILSTKIIRNRIYFSGVFWGMGDEENIIIQPPAWDMSEIFKQSDDQEEAILQIEETISYIQKILIVYIKDLYFLSFNFYYEPTILSNEFQNIFSESIATTCESLKESLRSAHAEQIKRLKVMREENQSKFNKNTISKSQIYDFSFEQKHASISELFHPKNIDYLDGLREAQIDQLLNALVSKKSSENDALFVCLDLGLTHYDMGKYEFAITDFSKAISLDPNDDVFYRLRGDSYYCLKKYSEAIEDYGEAIRLNKLIKLYLNSEYHNCSGYYNMRGVACYRLEKYTEALQDFENALRLNPQNQNSIYLDNKNQIKKIVNFESESDDMLF; encoded by the coding sequence ATGGTTTTGCCACTAATTGCGCCACTGATCGGTGGTGTTCTTTCAGGAGTTGGTCTTGCAGCGGGAAAAACATTATTTGACAAATTTACAAAAAAGAATAGTTCGAGTATCACACCAGCAACGCCTGTTGCCATTGAAAAAGACGATCGATATCAAAAGCTATTACAGCAATATGTAATCCAGCAAGAAAAAAGGGAAGCTGAGTTAAAGCAATTAGTCTTTGCTTCTACAAAGATGCAAGGTCAAATGATTTTGCAGGAGGAAAAATGGAAGGAACTAAATTATCAACAGCAGCAGCAACTCATTGATAATGCCGCTCAACATAATCAGCGTATTGCAGAGTTAAAAGCCCAGGAGCTAGAGCAAGTTAAAGAACTGGAGCAATTAAAGCTGTCGCTGATGGAGCAATGGCATCGAGAAAAATTTAGCCAGCAAAATCGCCAAATCTTACAGCAGTGGGATTTAAGCAACTGGAACTCCAAATTAAATCGAGAGGAAACAGAAGATTTACTGCAACCAAAAGAGTTTAAGCATCGACTGCTGACTTTGGTCTCGCGCCCAAAAATTGTAGGCAATGATCTTTTTTGTCTTGATGTTCTCCATGAGCAAATCAAAAGTAGTCTTTTTGATCTAAATGAACATATTCCTAGATCAGAATTAGAAGTTTACTGCGACTATTTTAAAAGTCCAATCGAAGATACTGATATTCCTAGGGTACAAAAAATCCTAAATAGTATTCCAACTCTAATTCTCTCAACCAAGATTATCCGTAATCGGATCTATTTTAGTGGTGTCTTTTGGGGAATGGGAGACGAAGAAAATATAATAATTCAGCCTCCTGCTTGGGATATGTCTGAGATTTTTAAACAATCAGATGACCAGGAAGAAGCCATTCTCCAAATTGAGGAAACAATTTCTTATATCCAAAAAATCCTCATTGTTTATATCAAAGATCTATATTTTTTGAGCTTTAATTTTTACTACGAGCCGACAATACTATCCAACGAATTCCAGAATATCTTTTCAGAGAGTATTGCAACAACATGTGAATCCTTAAAGGAATCCCTTAGATCAGCTCATGCTGAACAGATCAAACGACTCAAGGTAATGCGAGAAGAAAATCAGTCAAAATTTAACAAAAATACAATATCAAAATCACAAATTTACGATTTTTCTTTTGAACAAAAACATGCTTCAATAAGTGAATTGTTTCACCCCAAAAACATTGATTATCTTGACGGTTTACGTGAGGCTCAAATAGACCAATTACTTAATGCTCTCGTCAGCAAAAAATCAAGTGAGAACGATGCATTGTTTGTGTGTTTGGATTTGGGTCTAACACATTATGATATGGGGAAATATGAGTTTGCCATAACAGACTTCAGTAAGGCTATATCGCTAGATCCCAATGATGATGTTTTTTATCGACTCAGAGGCGATTCGTACTATTGTTTAAAAAAATACAGTGAAGCAATAGAAGACTATGGTGAAGCAATTAGGCTAAACAAGTTAATTAAGTTGTACTTAAATTCTGAATACCATAATTGCTCTGGATACTACAATATGCGAGGTGTTGCATGCTATCGCCTGGAGAAATACACAGAGGCATTACAAGATTTTGAAAATGCTCTTAGATTAAATCCCCAAAATCAAAATTCAATATATCTGGATAATAAAAACCAAATCAAAAAAATTGTCAACTTCGAATCTGAATCAGATGATATGTTATTTTGA
- a CDS encoding PD-(D/E)XK nuclease family protein, whose amino-acid sequence MFYLSQAHLERFQRCPPAFQALYLEQLTAPNNPDYLENQQWGIRFHQAMQQLQLGLPPAQITTDSNLHQSLQALLTAQPQLLDQQQQTAAEYRRTLMMGNFLLTIICDWINFGAETLQIYDWKTYRQPRQSDDLKDHWQTKLYLYVMAETTGYQPEQLVMTYWFIAPGQAPQSLTFQYDQTWHQHIHTELVALLTQLQRDLEQYLQDGTPLHHGDRQICPHCPPHQHFSEVETLDFLAGKSLEDFLGEIEAVQL is encoded by the coding sequence ATGTTTTATCTATCCCAAGCCCATCTCGAACGCTTCCAACGCTGCCCGCCAGCCTTCCAAGCCCTTTATCTAGAGCAACTGACGGCTCCCAACAACCCAGATTATCTGGAAAATCAGCAATGGGGCATCCGATTTCACCAGGCGATGCAACAACTCCAGCTAGGCTTGCCCCCAGCGCAAATTACCACAGACTCCAATCTCCACCAGAGTCTCCAAGCCCTGCTCACCGCCCAACCCCAACTCCTCGACCAACAGCAACAAACTGCCGCCGAATACCGCCGCACCCTGATGATGGGCAATTTTCTGCTCACGATTATTTGTGATTGGATCAATTTTGGTGCTGAGACCCTCCAAATTTACGACTGGAAAACCTACCGTCAACCCCGCCAAAGCGATGATCTAAAAGACCACTGGCAAACGAAGCTCTATCTTTATGTCATGGCCGAGACCACGGGTTATCAGCCGGAGCAACTCGTGATGACTTACTGGTTTATCGCCCCAGGTCAAGCGCCCCAATCCCTGACATTTCAATATGATCAGACTTGGCATCAGCACATCCACACTGAACTGGTCGCCCTGCTGACCCAACTGCAACGGGATTTAGAGCAATACCTTCAAGATGGTACGCCTTTGCACCATGGCGATCGCCAAATTTGTCCCCATTGCCCACCCCATCAGCATTTTTCCGAGGTTGAAACCCTAGATTTTCTCGCCGGGAAAAGCCTAGAGGACTTTCTGGGGGAGATTGAAGCAGTACAATTGTAG
- the prfC gene encoding peptide chain release factor 3 produces the protein MATELHTELEEAVRLRRNFAIISHPDAGKTTLTEKLLLYGGAIHEAGAVKARREQRKVTSDWMEMEQQRGISITSTVLQFLYNGYQINLLDTPGHQDFSEDTYRTLAAADNAVMLVDAAKGLETQTRKLFEVCKLRSLPIFTFINKLDRPGREPLELLDEIEQELGLQTYAVNWPIGMGDRFQGVYDRRLKKVHLFERTAHGTKAATETVYKIDDPALEGILDADLYEQLQEELEILEEIGADFDLEAIHAGKQTPIFFGSAMTNFGVQLFLSAFLEYALKPEPRASSLGDLEPTYPEFTGFVFKLQANMDPKHRDRVAFVRVCTGKFEKDMTVSHARTGKTVRLSRPQKLFAQGRESLEEAYAGDVIGLNNPGVFAIGDTIYCGKKLEYEGIPCFSPELFAYLKNPNPSKFKQFQKGVKELQEEGAVQIMYSADEFKREPILAAVGQLQFEVVQHRLKSEYGVDSRLEPIPYSVARWVTNGWEALEKAGKIFNTMIVKDLWERPVILFKNEWNLHQIQGDHPHLKLSAIAPIGSSVK, from the coding sequence ATGGCGACAGAATTGCACACAGAGCTAGAAGAAGCCGTCCGATTGCGACGGAATTTTGCGATCATCTCCCACCCCGACGCGGGTAAAACCACCCTCACCGAAAAACTCTTGTTATACGGAGGTGCCATTCACGAAGCCGGAGCCGTCAAAGCCCGTCGCGAACAGCGCAAAGTTACCTCTGACTGGATGGAGATGGAGCAACAACGGGGGATTTCCATTACCTCGACGGTGCTGCAATTTTTGTATAACGGTTACCAAATTAATCTGCTCGATACCCCTGGTCACCAAGACTTTAGTGAAGATACTTACCGTACCCTCGCAGCGGCGGATAATGCGGTAATGCTGGTGGATGCGGCCAAGGGTCTGGAGACCCAAACTCGGAAATTATTTGAAGTCTGCAAACTGCGATCGCTGCCCATTTTTACCTTTATCAACAAATTAGACCGTCCGGGGCGGGAACCCCTCGAACTCCTCGATGAAATTGAACAGGAATTGGGTCTGCAAACCTATGCGGTAAATTGGCCGATTGGCATGGGAGACAGATTCCAGGGAGTTTATGACCGTCGCCTCAAGAAAGTGCATTTATTTGAACGGACAGCCCACGGCACCAAGGCCGCCACGGAAACCGTTTATAAAATTGACGATCCGGCCCTCGAAGGTATTTTAGATGCAGATCTTTACGAACAACTCCAGGAAGAATTAGAAATTCTCGAAGAAATTGGTGCCGACTTTGACCTAGAAGCGATCCATGCGGGCAAGCAAACTCCCATTTTCTTTGGCAGTGCAATGACCAATTTTGGGGTGCAACTCTTCCTCAGTGCGTTCCTGGAATATGCCCTGAAGCCGGAGCCACGGGCCTCTAGCCTTGGTGATTTAGAACCCACCTATCCCGAATTTACTGGGTTTGTCTTTAAACTCCAGGCGAATATGGACCCCAAACACCGCGATCGCGTTGCCTTTGTGCGGGTCTGTACCGGGAAATTTGAAAAGGATATGACCGTCAGCCATGCCCGCACCGGAAAAACAGTGCGTCTATCCCGTCCCCAAAAGCTCTTTGCCCAGGGCCGTGAATCCCTCGAAGAAGCCTATGCGGGCGATGTAATCGGTTTAAATAATCCGGGGGTGTTTGCCATTGGCGATACGATCTACTGCGGCAAAAAATTGGAATATGAAGGTATTCCCTGCTTTTCACCGGAACTATTTGCCTATCTAAAAAATCCCAACCCCTCGAAGTTTAAACAATTCCAAAAAGGAGTCAAAGAACTCCAGGAGGAAGGGGCCGTACAAATTATGTATTCCGCCGATGAATTTAAACGGGAACCCATTTTAGCTGCCGTTGGACAACTGCAATTTGAGGTGGTGCAACATCGTCTCAAAAGCGAATATGGCGTGGATAGTAGACTTGAACCGATCCCCTACAGTGTGGCGCGCTGGGTGACGAACGGTTGGGAAGCCCTGGAAAAGGCGGGCAAAATTTTTAACACGATGATCGTTAAAGACCTTTGGGAACGGCCCGTGATTCTCTTTAAAAATGAGTGGAATCTCCACCAAATCCAAGGGGATCATCCCCATCTCAAACTGTCGGCGATCGCCCCCATTGGTTCTTCTGTTAAATGA
- a CDS encoding TerD family protein, with amino-acid sequence MAIQLKKGNRISLKKEAPGLKKVMLGLGWDMATSSSGGGFFGIFKKPAGSIDLDSGVLCLDSQGKLNSASDFVYYANLNHKSGAIAHQGDNLTGAGEGDDEQIFVDLEQVPATIQSLLFTVTIYQGRQRGQEFGQIKNAFVRLVDLSNNQEIAHYKLSGETYQGKTGMLMAELRREENGWAMTALGDGLDPQDSENLLKKYR; translated from the coding sequence ATGGCAATTCAACTGAAAAAAGGCAACCGCATTTCCCTCAAAAAAGAAGCCCCTGGCCTCAAGAAAGTGATGCTTGGCCTCGGCTGGGACATGGCAACCAGCAGTTCAGGGGGCGGTTTCTTCGGCATTTTTAAAAAGCCCGCCGGTAGCATTGACCTCGACTCCGGGGTTCTGTGCTTAGATTCCCAAGGGAAACTCAACAGTGCCAGTGACTTTGTGTATTACGCCAATCTTAATCACAAATCCGGGGCGATCGCCCACCAAGGGGACAACCTCACTGGCGCCGGCGAAGGGGATGACGAGCAAATTTTTGTCGATTTAGAGCAGGTGCCTGCGACGATCCAGAGTCTGTTGTTTACCGTCACCATTTACCAAGGCCGACAACGGGGCCAGGAATTTGGCCAGATTAAAAATGCCTTCGTGCGCCTCGTTGACCTGAGCAACAACCAAGAGATCGCCCATTACAAACTGTCTGGGGAAACCTACCAAGGCAAAACGGGGATGTTGATGGCCGAGTTACGTCGGGAGGAAAATGGCTGGGCCATGACTGCCCTTGGTGATGGCCTTGACCCCCAGGATTCTGAAAATCTGCTCAAAAAATATCGCTAA